A segment of the Lycium ferocissimum isolate CSIRO_LF1 chromosome 5, AGI_CSIRO_Lferr_CH_V1, whole genome shotgun sequence genome:
cctataattatgatTATCCAAATCCTGTCGAAAAGCAGAAAAGTCCTAATATTGCCTTACAAGGTTATATAGCATAACATATCAAAACTTTTCATTTCATACAATAGCGAGCATAAGTATACTGCCAAGATGCTTACCTCGTGCAGAAATGCTATCCTGAATACTTGGGCCTCGTTTCTTCTTTTGCCTCTTATGCAATCTTTTTCACCTTCTTGGTACTATAGAACTCTCCTTAGCATTATGGACTTATTGGTAGTTTATTGCTACTTGAATTTTCTCATATGACCGTCCCCTTATTACTCGTATATCATCTAGCGTATTTCCTCCTTATCAAAATGTTGCTACTGGGTACGCGAATCATATTCTCAAGGATAATCTCCATTCAGTCTCTTTCCTGGGTGGTTTGacatagcttatacatatatatattaatcagCTTATCTCATTATATTGTGGTGTATTTCATGCACACTGTTCCTTAAGAAAGCTTCCTTATTAACTTGAGGTCTTTCTTAAATCTCGTTGTCGTGTGTTGGTGCTTGAATCGTAATGTTGATTTTCCATAGATTGCTATAGTAATTCGGGTCTGAACTGACTATCCCATGATCCTTATAATCCTTCTGCCTGCATAAATAGTACAATAGTTTTAACTTGGTAGGCAATAACAGACTTTCTTATTTCCTTACGAGATTTGGGATTCTTGTCGATTGTTTAACTCATACTTCTCACTTATAAGTAACCCGCTATATCCAAGTTTCCTTGAGGGGGCTCACAAAGGTCTTGATAGCTGAGCACCTTTAGTAGGCGTAATTAAGGCAAACTGTTATGTGTCCAAACTACTTTCTACATCTCATTATCTCGCATAACTCTTAATATACCACTCGGAACAGTAGGTTGCTTCTCATCAAGCTAACCCctatcatctttttttttttaatcaaaacaacTAGCACCAGGCATAGTTGTGAGTTTTATAAATCAAAGGTTTTGTACAGAAAAGCAgcaaagaaagcaagaaaaaaaaaacaagcaggAAAGATTACAAGGCCAAAAGTGCCTAAAAATCAAGTGTAAAATAGCTTAAGTAGCTATATCTAGCCTAATATATGCATCAACATTCCAAGTCTTGGCTTGATTCCATTTCAAGTCACCTCAATCTCTCACCAGGTGCTACGCAATCTAATGCCAACAGAAGTATCCTTCTAACTTGCAACTGTGCAAAATCAGGCCTTTTATGCTAGCCAAAACTGTATATAATCTGAGCCTCCTGAACTTTGATATGAAATGCTTGAATGGGACAGTTTATCTGTACTTATCCTCTTTCACTAAGGAGATTCTTCCAACAGGCTGAACATGAAGTTAATACCACATATTGGATAGAATTTGCTTAGCAACAGACTCAAGAGCAGATAAACTTAATCTTGATCTATCTCCACTTTGATATTTCTGTTAATAATGATTCGCAGCCTTCAGTGTTGCTGCATCTAGAATTATGAAAATTGCTTGCTTTAATCTGGTTCTCTAGGAATTActgttttaaatttgaagcttGGCAAATGCATTTTGTCAATATTTACAAGTCTCCTAGCTGCAATTGGTAGTTCAATAAATAGATCAAAGTTAAGAGTacctgcaaaataaaaaaacatagtTAGTTAAAAATCAGCAAGCTGGTTGCCCTCTCTCAGCACATGTCCAACTTGTATCATTCCCTTCTTTCTCCATTCTCTGATCTTCTGCACCTCCATACTAATACTCCATGGAACTTCCCAATCCCCTTCTACTATCTTCattaaaccaagtgaatcaGTCTCCAATATCAGTGGTAGATGCTGTTGTATTACACAATAAATGATGCCATCATGCATTGCTTTTGCCTCTGCACACAGACAGGTTGTATCTGCAATCCTTCTAGCACTAGCATGAATAAACTCTCCTTCATGATTTCTCACACCAAAATGCAGATGCACCAGGACCAGGATTTCCCCTGGAGGCACCATCACTATTACATTTGAACCACCCTACAGGAGGACTAATCCATTGAACCAGTGTGTACTATATCTGAGGCCTATATTGTTCCAGATGCTATACCAGCTGAGGCCAAGAGTTTGGAAAATTTTTCATCCATGGATATCTAGTTTTGACCAGTTGAATGAGGTTAAGATTAATCTCATATATGACCCTATACTTAGACATATTCCCACCATGCAAAACtgtgtttcttcttttctagaGTTGCCAAAGGATGATTGCAGGAGCTGCTTGATATAACGGTTTCAGCTTTGAAGAGCACTTTATGTCCCACCGTTTATTGATTGCTTGATTAACTTGAATAAAAGGGCCTTGCACACCTGCTGCTGCAGAAAACATCTTCCAAATATCTGCAAAAGATATTGGCCTGTCACAAACATATGATTCATTGTTTCTTGTTGAGGCTAAGTACAACACCTACATATAGACACAATAGATATCCCCATCTTTGCAAGTATATCATCAACAGGTAACTTCTGCTTCCACACTCTCCACAAGAAGACAACAATCTTGAAAGGCAAACCTTTTGTCCAGAATTGCTTATAGCACCAGTTTGAGGTACTTCTTTGTCTTATTGCTTCCCATGCACTACTAACAGTGTATTTACCACTACCAGTGAGCATCCACCAGGCCTTGTCCATATTTTCAGAGGGAGTATCAATGTGCACCTCTTTTCTTATATGATCAACAATATCTTTTGGCACAGTTTGTTGCAATTTCTGATAACTCCACTTCCCATTCTCCATAAGATCTGCAACCTCCTGAATACTATCATTCATAGGGAAATTAGCTGGCATAAGTTGAGTAAGAGGACCAAGCTTAGTCCAGTTGTCAAACCAAAAGTTTGCAAAACCATTTCTTGGTTCCCACCATATCTCCCTTTCTGTTGCATCTCTTGCTTCAAGCATCTTCTTCCATAATTATGAGCCTCCTTTCCATTGAACCCTGATTGGAATATGTTTcttacaatacttattccacatGAATGTTGACCACAGAGCACGAGACCGTATTTCGAATCTCCACCATAGCTTAGTGAATAAAGCTTTTGATACATCAAAGAGGACCTAAATCCCAATTCTCCCTCCGTTTAGGAACACAAACTTTCACCAAGCCGACCAGGTGTCTACTCTTTGCCTTCTTCCTTATTACTCCAATAGAATCTTACAAAGATTTTATGCAATTCATTTAGTGTATACTTAATAGGTTCCATTGCAGATAGAAGATACATTGGCATACTTTGTAAAACACTATTGATAAGTACTGCTTTCCCTCCAAATGATAACAGCATTCCTTTCCAGTTCTACAACCTATCTTTCACCCTCTTGATCAGATCATTATAATAAGctttcctttttctagaatGAAAGATAGGACAACCAAGATATTTGAAGGGAAACATGCCTCTTGTGAAACCAGTTATCTGCTTAACTTCTTGACACAACTGCATTGCTGATTTCTGATGCATGTAAAAGAaacttttctctttatttatcAATTAACCTAAAATCTTTTCATAATCTCTCAAAACATTCATAGtcagctgttatatcccgtaattttgaACATtcgaataaattgaaataagtgCGACTTGTATGTAGGTagaacaatattttgattttagccAATAAATATGTTGTTCGTGAAAATGTTGATGCGGAAGTGTTGAGGAGGCTAAGGggtaaaaattggaatttaggGAATTAGTTTCGTAAATTGCGAAATATGAACCAAAGcaaattgggctaaaaaaaaaaaaaaaaaaaaaagggcccaaAAATtggaagtggccggccaagccatggcccaaacccatgggatttatttatttttccatgtGATAAATTGTATAAGAAGGATCATTAtcttagaagattcaagaagtaagagaaggagaaaaacaaaagaagaagagcaaaatattaagggccattcggccatatcccacaaaatttgaccctttgaaatcttgtcccaaaaattattttcttgtggtattcctactaattcaaggttcctctacaacgtggtgtaattgtttcggaagataggacGCTTGTTTCGTTGATTTAGCATATTTGCCAAGTGAAGAAGctaaggagaaaaaggtaagatttcattccttttgtcttggaagaaatatatatatgtgttgtagaaTGTGGAAAGGAATAtagagtatgaaaattttgtggtatagatatgtatgtgcattGCCGAAAATGGTATGCGTGGATAGGgatgattaaaattttatttgttatgattaNNNNNNNNNNNNNNNNNNNNNNNNNNNNNNNNNNNNNNNNNNNNNNNNNNNNNNNNNNNNNNNNNNNNNNNNNNNNNNNNNNNNNNNNNNNNNNNNNNNNAGTATAAGGTTTCCCTTACGCCCTTTTTCACAAGGTTGCTAATCTTTGTGGAAGAACATATTCTTGTTAATTGAAAGACGGATGACTCAATTAAACTAAAGGACTTGAGCCAAAGAATTTTAACGAGGTTAAAacaagaaaagcttgaaaaagaATTAGCACAAAAAGAAAtgggactcaagaactaatcAACAATTAAATAAGGTCAATTACTAGTGTTAATTAGCTTGGAATATCAAGGAAGGATGAACAAATACCTAATGAAACTTAGAACTGAAAATGAAGTGAAACCGGGTTGAAGAACAAACTTACAATGCAATTTCAGGTAAATGCACCCATTTCTAGGGATCGTGGATTTGCATATGTGTTGATAATGGCATGTAATATGACCCTGAAAATGGCCGTTGCGGGACCACAAACGGAAGCTTAAAATGCATTTAAGGAGTGCACTTTACGGTTCGTATTTTGTGACCGTAAATCAGCAACAGTAGACAAGTTTTTAGGGTCAATTTGACGGTCAAGATTGACGGACCGTCTTTGATCTATGGTCCGTAAAATGGGACCGTACAAGCAGAAGCATAGAATGCATTTGAGGAGtgcactttacggtccgtattttgtgACCATAAAACTGTAACAATATACACAATTTCGGGATGCAATTTTACGAACAAGATTGATgatccgtatattttatacggtctGTTAATTGGGACCGTATTTCAGCATCAATGGTGACGTATTGTACGTTGTGCCTCAAACTTTGGTTGGATTTTCTAACTTTTTCTTGACTTGTTGGACCCACACAACCTAGAATTTACCCTTTTGGGGTTGAAAAACACCTTTTCTGAACTTTGATTGgaaattttggatcaaataCAGCTTTTGGTCACcttcttccttatgaagatatgaagattgCTCAAGAATACAAGGACATTCAAATTTCTAggtacctcaattccaactcaaTTTGCTCCCAATTTTCGAATTTAGCTTTCCCTCCACCTAGAGACCAAAGCCCACTCCAAATTAGAACTAATTGACCTTCAACTCACGAGACCCATTTgcttgttcttcaagttcttcaaaacTCCAAAACCCAACAATGGTGATTTGTCCAAAACACCTCCAAATGCTCCGAAATTTTAGATCTAGCTAGATTTGATATCAATGAACTCAAATATAACTTCAATTTCTCATAAATCCAATCACAACagaatttttcaattttttttttgggaattttttagatttttttgggattttcaaaATAAGATGAACCTAGGATTAAGAATTGTAGGAACAATCCTTtagcctaagctctgataccaaatgataaagatttatttggggaaaacaccaaatcaatcacaaaaatGCAGAATTAAAGGATAATAGGaaattgagatgagaattgaagaaagggggatgagaaatagaggataaaagctagaccctaatgataatgaatctatgaacaaacctaagtatatgaaacctagaccctTCTAATTAGATTCAATCAATAGAACCTAAGccatttgaaatcaaggcaagagaCATTCAAATGAAATCCGcaaatgaacaactcttcatgaaatcaatggaaatgaGGTTCAAAACCAATAATGGAATCCACTATTAACTTTCCTAAATCCTAAAGGCTATTAagccaaacaaactatcactcatctagagtattcaatacataattcatccaatctacctaatcaaatgaaagacaagccatatatacaagctaagcaaagaagactaataggcaattacaatgctagccttaatgaagtaaggacTTTGTTTGGCTAGTTTTCTTAAATGTAGTCTTCCATTCAAGGATTGGCACTTCATAGCCAAACACgtcctccttgcatagatgaccctctaattaaccttgcatgcatggccttcttacaagcataaccctccttgcgcaaagtagccacttgcaaaaaatagccctttgcgcaaatagccCTCCAAGCTATCTTCCAAGTCTTGCAAGCAAGGACCTCAAGCTCTAAATCTCCCAACCAAGCAATCTCCCAAACTTTGTAGGATTTGTAACACCACATATCGTTAGAGTTCTAgtggaaaaactgaaggtttgaacgttttccGAAAATGGTTGAAAATGGTTGGAAGAATAcggaaagttgtagtacgtaccGGAGCCAATcgagagatcggagcaaggataTATGATCGTCTCAAGATGGATAATAGTAAGCAAACTATAGAATCGGCttttttgattagttgtgaaaatccattgggaatttggaaaagtacccttaatgaaagttgtagtacgtagaagGTTATACTTTTccaacgatataaggaccaggccaatcgGAGGTGTGCATGGAGCGAAGgagagatatgatcgtctcacgATGGCGTGGTTTTCGCGGTTTTTTTCAATAAGATTTTTTAGCGTTAAAATTCTccatagaatcggctaagttttttGATGACTTTAGAATCCAACCATAGTGATCCGGtcaaatttcatacatatataaaatatattaatgtGTGTTAAAATccattataaaattttatataggaatttgaggaaacttaaaaaaataaaagtttttaGTCCTTTGAAATAGCTATAATCCACTCATTAGTATACTTGTATTCAATATCTTGTAGTGTTAAATGAAAgcgagattttatttttatggaataatgaaagaagttgagaatagGGGAGGAAGTAGAGAGAGGTTATGTCCGTTTACCGAACACTGTAGGTAAGGTTATTCACGTCTATATAACATTGTGactataaaacatttaacttGTCATGTGCGGGCGCGTGCAATGGTCTCGCGTCGCGCACCGATCACCTGGCTTCCTGCCGAGATTGTTGACTGCGGGGGGGTCGTGCGGTGTTATGCTGCGTGCGTCACGGGCCCATCGCATAACAGGtcgggtttcgggtcaaaagtcgggatttcgcgttttaagttatatttaagcttggggtttattttcCTAACACCCCTAGTCACGAAAAATTACCCTAAAGTCAGAGGGAACAATTCCCAAGCCTCgagaaccctccaaggtaagttttatcatgattctaggttgaattcaagtccctaatctctttctaacttgagtaaaccctttTAATCGATAGAGTTGTGAgtggaa
Coding sequences within it:
- the LOC132057744 gene encoding uncharacterized protein LOC132057744, with the translated sequence MLEARDATEREIWWEPRNGFANFWFDNWTKLGPLTQLMPANFPMNDSIQEVADLMENGKWSYQKLQQTVPKDIVDHIRKEVHIDTPSENMDKAWWMLTGSGKYTVSSAWEAIRQRSTSNWCYKQFWTKGLPFKIVVFLWRVWKQKLPVDDILAKMGISIVSIYIWKMFSAAAGVQGPFIQVNQAINKRWDIKCSSKLKPLYQAAPAIILWQL